A part of Thermus thermamylovorans genomic DNA contains:
- the secE gene encoding preprotein translocase subunit SecE, translating to MLARIVRYFQEARAELARVTWPAREQVVEGTQAILVFTLVAMVILGLYDTVFRFLVGLLR from the coding sequence ATGTTGGCCCGCATCGTTCGCTACTTCCAGGAGGCCCGGGCGGAGCTCGCCCGGGTCACCTGGCCCGCGCGGGAGCAGGTGGTGGAGGGGACCCAAGCCATCCTGGTCTTCACCCTGGTGGCCATGGTGATTCTTGGCCTCTACGACACGGTCTTCCGCTTCCTAGTAGGGCTTTTGCGATGA
- the rpmG gene encoding 50S ribosomal protein L33 — translation MASEVRIKLLLECTECKRRNYATEKNKRNTTAKLELKKYCPWCDKHTPHKEVKV, via the coding sequence ATGGCCAGCGAGGTTCGCATCAAGCTCCTTTTGGAGTGCACCGAGTGCAAGCGCCGCAACTACGCCACCGAGAAGAACAAGCGCAACACCACCGCTAAGCTGGAGCTCAAGAAGTACTGCCCCTGGTGCGATAAGCACACCCCGCACAAGGAAGTGAAGGTCTGA